A single window of Rubripirellula lacrimiformis DNA harbors:
- a CDS encoding Lpg1974 family pore-forming outer membrane protein has translation MKLRRETDPAIHSWLIRTAMGLLLIALHSCPNQTAWGQDFSLDGFSISDPKPTDQDSAAGEEAIAKVGFNESLAMGTVQSHEDLLAEVAGLRSRMLQQEMKTASRDFKAFEAEPGRRWFATYENLLIQPLQSNSTAVIVQTDDGYTHLQFPWELSYSPRVQIGSEATGGLLGWRVRYWRFNQNERFSANDANGLIPTGSFGSVGFLSEEGDIVTGVRDLAEGSFNSEVRADVIDWELQQQLSPSFDVYAGIRYGKIAQSYQAKTDEGDVFSSSEFRGFGPTVSLRMRRSLPVDHISLFCNLRGSMLLGHKAFHADDNIVDNFSQSIGAVDLRSYADGMDTLVGNAEIQLGVLLTMTEWLNISVALEAQHYGNVGGANPTAVFTGDDGGINGDGPMDDGIGFAGVSVGSEISW, from the coding sequence ATGAAACTGCGTCGTGAAACTGACCCAGCGATCCACTCCTGGCTGATTCGCACCGCCATGGGACTGTTGTTGATCGCGCTGCATAGTTGCCCGAACCAGACTGCGTGGGGACAAGACTTTTCGTTGGACGGTTTCTCGATCAGTGATCCAAAGCCGACGGACCAGGATTCTGCGGCCGGCGAAGAAGCGATCGCCAAGGTTGGTTTCAACGAATCGTTGGCCATGGGCACCGTCCAGTCGCATGAAGATCTATTGGCAGAGGTCGCTGGCCTGCGGTCGCGCATGCTGCAGCAGGAAATGAAGACGGCGTCGCGCGATTTCAAAGCATTCGAAGCAGAACCCGGTCGTCGCTGGTTTGCGACGTACGAAAACCTGTTGATTCAACCACTGCAAAGCAACTCGACGGCCGTCATTGTGCAAACCGATGACGGGTACACCCATCTCCAGTTTCCATGGGAACTGTCCTACAGCCCCCGTGTTCAAATTGGATCCGAAGCGACCGGCGGGCTGTTGGGGTGGCGCGTCCGTTACTGGCGTTTCAATCAAAACGAACGATTCTCGGCGAACGATGCGAACGGCTTGATCCCGACGGGCAGCTTTGGCAGCGTCGGATTCCTGAGCGAAGAAGGCGACATCGTGACCGGGGTCCGCGACTTAGCCGAAGGTTCGTTCAATAGCGAAGTTCGGGCAGATGTGATTGACTGGGAACTGCAACAACAACTATCGCCATCGTTCGACGTGTACGCTGGGATTCGGTACGGGAAAATCGCACAAAGTTACCAAGCGAAAACCGACGAAGGCGACGTCTTCTCCAGTTCAGAGTTCCGCGGTTTCGGTCCGACCGTTAGTTTGCGGATGCGACGAAGTCTTCCGGTGGACCACATCAGTCTGTTCTGTAATCTGCGTGGATCGATGCTGCTTGGTCACAAAGCGTTTCATGCAGATGACAACATTGTTGACAATTTCAGTCAGTCGATCGGAGCGGTCGACCTGCGTTCCTATGCCGATGGCATGGACACCCTCGTCGGCAATGCTGAAATTCAGCTCGGAGTCCTGTTGACGATGACCGAATGGTTGAACATCAGTGTCGCGTTGGAAGCACAGCACTACGGGAACGTTGGTGGTGCTAACCCGACCGCCGTGTTCACCGGCGACGATGGTGGAATCAACGGCGACGGTCCCATGGACGACGGAATCGGATTCGCAGGCGTCAGCGTCGGCAGCGAAATCAGCTGGTAG
- a CDS encoding GNAT family N-acetyltransferase yields MILRRYQPADLIAMQRIAIEGFAEVSIDRKMQQRFGILGETDWTVRKAFSIEQDVRRDPDGAFVAVLGNDLCGFITTWHDQQTGVGYIPNLAVASHQQGKGLGRSLIQKALDHFDSLGLTVARIETLTNNAAGNHLYRGMGFEEIAQQIHFGLKIQNDGPPDCEP; encoded by the coding sequence ATGATTCTACGCCGATACCAACCAGCCGATCTAATCGCGATGCAGCGAATTGCGATCGAAGGATTCGCAGAGGTTTCGATTGACCGCAAGATGCAGCAACGATTTGGCATCTTGGGCGAAACCGACTGGACGGTTCGTAAAGCGTTTAGCATCGAACAGGACGTTCGTCGCGATCCAGACGGCGCGTTTGTCGCAGTCCTAGGGAATGACCTATGCGGGTTCATCACCACTTGGCATGACCAACAAACCGGTGTCGGCTACATCCCCAACCTAGCCGTCGCCAGTCATCAGCAGGGCAAAGGACTCGGCCGATCCTTGATCCAGAAAGCATTGGATCATTTTGATTCCCTCGGGCTGACCGTGGCACGCATCGAAACACTGACCAACAACGCAGCCGGAAACCATCTTTACCGCGGCATGGGCTTTGAAGAAATCGCCCAGCAAATTCATTTCGGGTTGAAAATCCAAAATGATGGTCCACCAGATTGCGAGCCCTAG